The sequence AGAGCCAGTCATTTACCAGCAATTTTTTGAGCAGATCATCCATACGGTCAAATTCAGGGACCATAATATCAATACTTTTTCCCATTCAGGTGACCTGGATGAATCCATTGAGTTTATCATCAGTCTGGGTGGGGACGGTACACTATTAGATACCGTTACCCTGGTACGCAACAAAAAAATCCCGATACTGGGGATTAATTTTGGCCGGCTGGGATTCCTGGCGAGTATTGGTAAAAAGGAACTTAAGATAGCGGTCGCTTCTATGGTAGACCGCAGTTTTGTGCTGGATAAACGGTCATTGATCCATCTTGATGCGGACAGGCATTTATTTGGAGATACGCCCTATGCGTTGAATGAATTTGCCATTCACAAGACGGATATTTCACCTATGATCAAGATCCACACCTACCTGAACGGTGAATTTTTAAACACGTATTGGGCAGATGGATTGATTGTGAGTACACCTACAGGCTCAACCGGTTATTCCCTGAGTTGCGGAGGACCGATTGTTTTCCCGGAATCGGGAAGTTTTGTGATCACACCAGTTGCCCCACACAACCTGAATGTAAGGCCAATCGTAGTCCCGGATGACAATGTGATCTCATTCGAGGTGGAAGGCCGCTCTGACCAGTTCATTTGCGCACTGGATAGTCGCCGCGAAATTGTTTCCCGCAGCATTCAGCTGGCCGTTAAAAGGGAAAAATTTGACGTCAGCATTGTTCGGCTCAATGAGAATAATTTCCTGAGGACCCTTCGTAATAAGCTCTCCTGGGGGCTCGATACAAGAAATTAGCATTTCATTTAGACCAAATTTTACAGTCTTTCGTTCACAACAACAATGTATAAACAATATCTTGCAGGCATGAAGAAATTAATCCTTATTCTGGGTGTTGTATTGGGCATACAATCTGCAGTAAAGGCACAAATGGAAGCTGTAACCCAGGAGGGTGAAATTGGATTGGCCATCGGTGCCGCCCATTATTTTGGTGATTTGAATACCCAGGTACATCTTAACCGGCCAAAACTTGCCATAGGCGCCTTTTTTCGTAAACAATTCGGTAACTACATTGCTGTGAGGGTTGGCGCCCAATTCGCACAGGTTGGCTATGCCGATAAATATTATGAGGACAATGAATTCCAGCGTCGTCGCAACCTCAGCTTCAATTCCAGTATTTGGGAGCTGGCCTTGCAGGGTGATTTCAATTTCTTCAAATTCGTACCGGGTAGTGACGAATACCGGTTTACGCCATATATCACTATCGGTGCCAGTATTTTCAGCTATGACCCTTACGCCTACTTGGACGATCAAAAA comes from Flavihumibacter fluvii and encodes:
- a CDS encoding NAD kinase, whose product is MRVAIYSRVIDQSDHSEIQELFNELEAQQIEPVIYQQFFEQIIHTVKFRDHNINTFSHSGDLDESIEFIISLGGDGTLLDTVTLVRNKKIPILGINFGRLGFLASIGKKELKIAVASMVDRSFVLDKRSLIHLDADRHLFGDTPYALNEFAIHKTDISPMIKIHTYLNGEFLNTYWADGLIVSTPTGSTGYSLSCGGPIVFPESGSFVITPVAPHNLNVRPIVVPDDNVISFEVEGRSDQFICALDSRREIVSRSIQLAVKREKFDVSIVRLNENNFLRTLRNKLSWGLDTRN
- a CDS encoding DUF6089 family protein, with the protein product MKKLILILGVVLGIQSAVKAQMEAVTQEGEIGLAIGAAHYFGDLNTQVHLNRPKLAIGAFFRKQFGNYIAVRVGAQFAQVGYADKYYEDNEFQRRRNLSFNSSIWELALQGDFNFFKFVPGSDEYRFTPYITIGASIFSYDPYAYLDDQKYFLRPLGTEGQGTSAYPDRKPYGSMAFAIPFGVGVKYALNEKMNVGFELLHRFTDTDYLDDVSTTYVGIDKFPPLPDGSPSAGSLLQDRSYEVGEPIGIEGRQRGYSKQKDQFITAQVTLSFNLTSYRCPAPKL